Proteins from a genomic interval of Crassostrea angulata isolate pt1a10 chromosome 7, ASM2561291v2, whole genome shotgun sequence:
- the LOC128191959 gene encoding transmembrane protein 79-like, whose amino-acid sequence MTQKSQHRKAPKESHIWVRNQIIVGIILSIGMCLGAYHFLPIQISDIKSPADRLVLAVRCIFISTIPVFALFKSVADTRFFTRAIDPVKGGGEDMVDVPNRILRNTTEQFLLHAVGLLTLSTFLDEASLKILPILSCDFVIFRMLFWWGYLNAPLNRAVGMSGTASTTICVYAYCMYCILKPVFISFIG is encoded by the coding sequence ATGACGCAGAAATCACAACACAGGAAAGCACCGAAGGAGTCCCATATCTGGGTAAGGAACCAGATTATAGTCGGTATCATCCTCAGCATCGGGATGTGCCTGGGTGCCTACCACTTCCTTCCTATACAGATATCAGACATCAAGTCACCGGCCGACAGGCTTGTGTTGGCCGTCCGCTGTATTTTCATATCTACGATTCCAGTTTTTGCACTCTTTAAAAGCGTTGCAGATACTCGTTTCTTCACCAGAGCGATCGACCCCGTAAAAGGTGGCGGAGAGGACATGGTGGATGTTCCGAACAGGATCCTTCGGAACACAACTGAGCAGTTCCTGCTTCATGCCGTTGGTCTGTTGACACTCAGTACGTTTCTGGACGAGGCGTCTTTAAAGATCCTTCCGATCTTGTCGTGCGATTTCGTGATATTCAGGATGCTGTTTTGGTGGGGATATCTGAATGCTCCACTCAACAGAGCTGTTGGCATGAGTGGAACAGCGAGTACTACGATTTGTGTTTATGCTTATTGtatgtattgtattttaaaacctgtttttattagttttattggATAa